Genomic DNA from Candidatus Sulfurimonas marisnigri:
TCTTTCTACCCTAATGTTTGGTCTTTAGGAGATTGTGCTGGTGTTCCAATGGGTAAAACTGGTGGATCTGCTCGTAAACAATACAAAGTAGTAGTTGATAATGTTATATCTGTTATGGGCGGTAAAACACCTACTGCTAAATATGACGGTTATACTGTTTGTCCACTTATTACAGGTATTGGTACTGTTATGCTAGCTGAGTTTAACTGGGCTTCTAAAAAGACAGGTAGTGGTGTAAATGCTGCATCATTCCCATTAGATCCAACTAAAGAGAGATGGTTAATGTGGTTATTAAAAGTTTATCTTCTTAAGCCAATGACTATCCATGGTATGCTTTCAGGTAGAGCGTAACTATTTTCCCCCTTTTTCCCTCTTTTTGAGGGAAACACTATCCCATGTTTTATAATCTTAAGTTTAAAAAAGTATAATATTTTTGTGATAATTTTATCAAAAAAAATATATTAGGAGAAATAATGAAAAAAATAAGTTTAATAATTGCAATGATTGTTACATTTTCTTTATCATTAAATGCGTTTTCTTTAGGAAAACTAGGTGAATTTAAATTTGAAAAAGTAAATGGTAACGTTTGGATTATGCACGGTCCACCGGAGAATCCAAGCGTGGAAAACGAAGGTTTTATGAATAACCCATCATTTGTAGAGGGTGAGAATGGTACTATTGTAATTGACCCAGGTGGAAACTACAATGTTGGTAAAAAAATTGTTGCTGAATACAAAAAAGCTACAGACAAGCCTGTTCTAGCTATTCTAAATACTCACAAACATGGAGATCACTGGTTTGCTGGTAAAGCATTTGCTGAAGCGTTTCCAAATGCTCAAAGCTATGCTCATCCAAATATGATTAAGGCATCAAAAGATGGTGAAGCTAGGTTATGGTACAACATCTTAGAGGGTCTTTCTAAAAACCTAAAAGGTACTGATGGTCCATTCCCTTTCCCAACTAAAGTTTTACATGATGGAGATGTTCTTAAAGTTGATGGACATACTTTTAAAGTTTTTCATCCAGAACGTGCACATACAGATACAGATATCTTAATAGAGCATGTAGAGTCTAAAACACTTTGGTTAGGTGATAATCTTATGGATTGTCGTCTTGGTGGTATGGATGAAAGTTCTAGTGTTCATGGGAATATAGCACTTCTTGAAGATATCATTGCTCAAAGAAATGGTTATAAACAATATGATTTATATGTTCCAGGACACGGTCCATCAGATAAAATGCATAAAGTTATTGATCCTTTCCTAAACTACTTTAAAACAGTTCTAAAATGGGCTAAAACAGCTTATGAGGATGGAAAAGAGAGTTATGAAGTTAAAAAAGATGTTGCAGCTGATTTAAAAGATATCCAACATTGGGATGAGTTTGACCGTCAAATGGGCAAACACCTAATGAAAGCAATGTCAGAAGTTGAACAAAAAGATATGTAATACACCCTTGCTTGAGTCACAAATAGTGACTCAGCAACCTATTTTTAAGATATAATATTTCATGTCAAGAATCTATGAATGCCAAATATCTAAATCAAATATTACCAGTTTAAAAGTTTTAGATAACAACAATTTTGCTTACAGCACTAAACTTCATGGTATCATACTCATAGACTTAAATAAATGTGAAACCAAGAAAAATATTACAAATAAATATTTAAATCCAAGCGCAACTGCCCACTCCTTTAGTCCAAACTCCAAAATATTTGCTTTTACAAATAACCACATGATATATGTAATAGATATAGAAACAAATGAGACTCTACAAACCATACAAACACCAGATGAAGATATTACAATGTTGAGTTTTGATTCATCATCTACATATATTATTGCAGGAACTGCAAATGGAAGAGTGCTTCAATATAGACATAATAAAACATCTCTTCTTGCAAGACTATGTTCATTTCCTCATAATCGCTCTAGTATATATTTAAATATTAAAGATAATGAAATCTTTGTGAGTGCCTTTGCATTTCATAAAAAAATGTTTGCAAGTGCCGGTTATGACGGTGCAATTTTTATAATAGATTTATTCTCTCATAGTGATAGAAAGATAATCACTCACAATAGAACACGAGTTGAGACCTTATGTTTTGCAGATGAAAACACTTTAATAAGCGGCAATAGTGATGGAACCATTGATATTACATCACTTGGCAATACAAAAGTTCATAAAACTATAAACACTCCTTTATCAACTGTAAAACATATTATTTTAATGCCAAACCCTGACTACATAATGGTGGCAGGAAGAACAAATATTGTTACAATAATTGATATTAAAAAATTAAAAATTACACATAATAAGTATCTTGAATTAAGCTCAAATATTGTTAAAATAGACATTGCTAATGGTGAATATTTAGTAGTTGCTCAGGAGAATAATAAAATAGTAATTATAGAGCTTCCTAGTATAGCAAAATTAAAATCACTAATTACCCACAACTCTCTTGAGGATGCCTACAAACTTATACTTAAAGAGCCAATGCTTCAAGGTTCATATGAGCATAAAGCACTTGAAGATAAATTTAGAGATGATTATTTGTATGCTACAAAAGCATTAATAAATCAAAATAAAATCCTAGCAGTTAATAAACTAGAAATATATAAAAATATACACTCAAAGCAGAATGAAATTAAAAATCTTTTTGAAGCATTTGCAAATTTTGAAAGATTTAATAGTCTCTTTTTAGAAAATAAGTATGCCTTAGCTTATTCTATGTCTTCCAGGTTCCCTCCTCTTAAACTTACCCCCCAATATATAAAAATGGAACAGATATTTAAAGTAGCCTTTTCAAATGCTCAAAGACATATAGCGAGAGGAGATATAGATGGTGCTAAAGCTCTTTTGTATGGATACAATACAGTAATATCCAAAAAACAAATAATAAGGCTTATATTGACTCAAAATAAAGAGTTTATTGAGTTTTTAGAAGCCGTTAAAAATAAAGACTTTATTAATATAAACAGATTAATAAACATAAATGCTCTATTTACGCAAATCCCTAATTATCTTCTACTCAATGATGAGATAGAAGATAAATTGGAAAATATAAAATATAATATCAATATTGGTGAGATTGATACTGCAAAAAAGTTTATTTGCGCACTTGAAAATATCCCATCAGTTAGTAAAAAAGTTCAAATGCTTGATATTGAATGCAAAAACTTACTTCTACTTCAAGCAGCATATGAAATAAATAATTTTAAATCATGTTATGAAATTTTAGATTCACATAAATCTCTTGCTCAAACAGAGTTAGCAATACTTCTTGAGAAACATTGGTCAAAACTAATGCATCAGTGTGAAGAGTATGCACTGAACGGGAATATAAAAGATATCAAAAAAACACTTGGTAATCTTATTGGCTTATCAACTAGGAACAATAAAATTGGTGACCTCATAAGAGTAAGTTTTCATGTTAGAATAAAAATGTTAATACAAACAAAAAACTTTGGAGGTGCGGAAACTATTATTTACACATATATAGATATATTTGGTATTGACAGCGAAATAAGCCAGATAATGAAAAAATTTGAAAAAATATCATCTATTAAGTTAGCTATTAGTCAAAACCAATCAGATAGACGCTCAAGAAACAGCTGGACACATTCTGATATTATAATGAAGCAGGAGCCATAAGTTTTAAAAGAATTTCCAAACCCTCGTCAAATGGACTTTGAAATGTTGAGCCTTGGCTCATAAATCTCTCCATCTCCTCTTTTTTATTTATTGCTTCATCCAACTCATAATCACTCCCTTTTGCGTATGCACCTATGCGGATAAGAACTTCATTCTCTTTTAAAAGTGTGTATAGTCTTCTGAATTTTATTACAGCTCTAAAATGTTCAGGGGAGATTATATCATTCATCACTCTAGACGCTGAATTTAAAATATGAATAGGGGGATAAATTCCGAAATCTGTAAGCTCACGAGACAAAACTATATGCCCGTCTAAAATAGAACGAGACTGATCAGCGATTGGGTCGCTCATATCGTCACCTTCTATTAAAACTGTAAAAAATGCAGTTATAGAACCTTTTCCTTCCTCTTTTCCGGCACGCTCCATTAGTTGGGGAAGTAACGTCAAAGATGAAGGGGGATAGCCTTTTGAGGTTGGCGGTTCACCGAGTGCTAGACCAATCTCTCTTTGAGCCATTGCAAATCTAGTAACAGAGTCCATAATAAAAAGAACATCCAATCCCTGATCTTTGAAAAATTCGGCAACACTCATAGCTGCAAAGGCACCATATTTTCTCATAAGCGGAGAGTCATCGCTTGTCGCAACTACAATGACGGTATTCTCTAAATTTCCACCTAAATTTTTCTCTATAAATTCAGGTACTTCTCTGCCCCTCTCACCAATAAGAGCAACTACTTTTATGGGTGCATCTGATCCCCGAACAATCATCCCCATAAGAGTTGATTTTCCGACTCCACTTCCTGCAAATATTCCTAGTTTCTGACCTTTTCCACATGTTAAAAGTCCATCTATACTTTTCACTCCCACACTAAACACTTCGTCTATCATTCCACGCTTCATGGCTGCAATTGGGGATTTTATAATTGGTGCTAGTTTAGAGGTGTTGATAACTCCCTTGCCATCAATTGGCCTCATAAACGGATCTACCACTCGCCCAAGTAAAGAATCGCCAACAGGGATGTTAAGACCTGTCTGATCTAGAAACACTTTGTCACCTGAGCAGAACCCCTCAACGAAACTAAACGGAGTTATGAAAAAAGTTTCCCCATCAATCTCAGTAACCATTCCCATAGTTTCCTGATTTTTGTCATTAGAAACAATCTTAACCATATCACTAATGCTAACTTTAAGGCCTGTAGCAGTTACTACAGTAGCATTTATTTTAACAACCTGACCAAATGATGTAGAGTAGTTTCTGTCAGAGATTCTTTTCTTTAGTGAGCTAAATGGCATATATATTAGTATCTAGTTCCGGTCGGAGAATTGATTAAAGAGAAGAATTCACTTCTGGTCTTTTCATCTTTTTTAAATAAACCGCGAAGAGCCGATGAAGTTGTAGTTGAGTTAATCTTTTCAACTCCTCTCATCTCCATGCACATGTGACGTGCTTGAATTACAACAGCAACACCTTTTGGTTGAATTGACTCCATTATTGAATCTGCTATCTGCTCAGTCAGTTGTTCTTGAATCTGCATGCGGCGTGCAAACACATTTACAACACGTGGAATCTTAGATAAACCTACAACTTTTCCATCAGGAATGTAAGCTACATGCACTCTACCTATAATAGGCAGAAGGTGATGCTCACATGTAGAGTAAAACTCTATATCTTTTAGTAAAACCATCTCATCGTTAGAGCTTGTAAACATAGCAGATTCAAGTATCTCTTTTGGATCTTCTTTGTAGCCGCCAAAAATAAACTCATGAGCTTTTCTAACCCTCTGAGGTGTTTTTAAAAGCCCTTCCCTGCTTGGATTCTCTCCAACGTGGAACATCATCGTTTTGACAGCATTTTCAAATTCTAAATCTTGTTTGTTTGACAACTTTATACCTTTAAAGTTTTTATTATGATAGGGTATCAATAAATAGCTGAAAGTTTATATATGGAAGATATTAATAGCGATTAACATGTAGAAATTTCTACATGTTAATAAATTAAATATTTATGGCTTATTGTACGAATACATGTGGAACAATAAGTGGATACTTTTTCATTTTTCTATAGATGTGTTTTCTAATAACTTGACGAAGATCATTCTCCATCGCTCTAGGGTTTTCAATTAATCCATCTTTTATATTTAATAAAAACTGCTCCAAGGTATCTTCAATCTCTTTAGCAAAATACTTATCTTGTTTATCAGCAACTAAACCAAATGTAGTAACCAGTGGTTTAGATAGAAGTTTAGAGTGCTGTCCATCAACCTGAGCAACAATCATAACAATACCATCGGAAGCTAGTTTTTGTCTGTCTATTACTATATCATCTTCAATCTTATGATTATTTTGATTATCAATATATGTTTTTCCTGTTCTAACAGACTTCACTTTTCTCATATATTTTGGTGCAATCTCTACCGTATCACCATCATTCATAATATAAATATTACGTTCAGGAACACCACACATCATACCTGTCTCTTTATGTCTCATAACATGGTTATACTCACCATGTATTGGTAAAAAGAACTTAGGATTTACAAGACGAAGCATTAGCTTTTGCTCTTCTATAGAAGCGTGACCTGATACATGAATGTCTTTTTCAGATGCCACTTTAGCCCCAGCGCGTTGTAGATGATTCAACATTCCAGATATTGAACCCTCATTACCAGGTATAGCACGAGATGACAGAACTATTAAATCCGTTGGCTTAATCTTTACATGTCTATGTTCACCGATTGACATTCTAAATAGAGCTGAACTTGGCTCACCTTGTGAGCCTGTTGTTACAATAAGAATATCTTTATCGCTCATTGAAGCAATCTGATCTGGTTCTACAAAGATACTTTTTGGTAACTTAATATAATCATACTGCATAGCAATTTCTATATTTCTCTCCATTGAACGACCAATTACACAAACTTTACGGCCATATTTTACACCATACTGAATAGCTTGATAAACACGGTGAATATTTGAACTGAATGTAGATAAAATTACTCTACCTTCAGCCTTTGAAAATACTCTGTCCAGTGCAGGAGCAACACTAAGTTCTGATGGAGTAGGGTTCGTGTTGTATGAGTTTGTAGAGTCACTTAACAGAGCTAAAACACCTTTATCTCCATAATAAGCAAGTCTATGTAAATCTGCTGTATAACCATCTACTGGAGTATGATCAATTTTAAAGTCACCAGTGTGGATAACTGTTCCAGCAGGTGTAGTGATTGCTAATGAAGATGAATCTAAAATAGAGTGAGTCATATGCATCCACTCAATTTTAAAATCTTCACCTATCTCATAAATTTTTCTTTTCTCAATAGGATTAAAATATTTTCTAAACTCTTTAATATGGTGCTCATCAAATTTATTGCCTATCATTGCCAATGGAAGCGGTGAACCATATATAGGAAATTGCATCTCTTTATAAAGATATGGCATAGCGCCAATATGATCTTCATGGGCATGAGTTATAATTACGGCTTTAATCTTATCTTTTATCTCTCTAATGTAAGTGAAATCTGGAACTAAAATATCAACACCATGCATATCTGGATCAGGAAAACTCATACCAACATCAACTAAAATTGCTTCAGTTTCAGTTTCAAAAACTGTAATATTTCCACCAATTTCACCTAGTCCACCAAGTGGAGTAATGCGAACCTTACTTCTAGAATTTAAATCTAATTTATAGTGAGGGTTAAGTCTCTGCTTATGAGCTTCTTGATTAATAACAACGAAAGACTTTAGATTTTCATCTACTGGTGTGCTTTGACGACGACGTCCTCTTGCAGCACCTTTATTTTTGTTGTTATTGTTTGGCTTACCGCCGCTATTGTTATTTGGTCTTCTATTGTTATTTGTATCTGGTTTGCTCTTTTCTTGAGGGCTCTCTACGCTAACTGTATTGCTTACGTTATTTCCCTGATTCTCTTCTGCCATCCAAACTCCTTTTAATTATATTATTTTATTATAGAGTTGGTGATAGTCAACGGTAGAAACCTGATGAGGACGAATCGATGGTGTAAGTTTTAGCTCTGAAAAAGCTTCCTGAAGTATAGTTTTTTCGTAAATAACCGATAAATTCTTCATAAGAGTTTTTCTAGGCTGCTTAAATGCAACTCTAAGCATGCCCTCAAAATTCTCATCACATCTATCGGTTTTTTTTTCAATCAAAAAAACTGCAGAATCTATTTTTGGCGGAGGTTCAAAAGCAGTTGGCGGAACTTTCACAACTATATGTGCATTCCCTACACTTTGAGTTATTATACTCAAAGAACCAAATACCTTTTCACCCTCCTTTGCACAAAATTTTTCTGCAACTTCAAGTTGTACCATTACAAGTATATTTTTACATTTTGGATCTGCGAGCGCTTTAAGAATTATATTTGTCGCTATGTAATATGGCAAATTTGCCACCAAATCATACGACTCTTCTATTAAACTACCCTGCCAAGCATCAAGTACATCCCCACAATTTATATGGAGCTGCTTGGTAGCGATCTCTTTATCAAATTTACTTTGTAACAGTTTACACAAATCGGTATCGACCTCAAAAGCTTCTACACTTTTGACATCTACTAAATATTTAGTTAAATCACCTAAGCCAGGTCCAATTTCAATGATTTTATTATCATTATTGGGCATCGCTTCGACGATTTTTTGTAAAACAGTTTCATCTTTTAAGAAATTTTGTCCAAACTTCTTTTTTGCTACAATTTTTTCCATTAACCAGCAGTGTATAGTAATTTTGCTTATAGTTAGTTAATATCAACTATTTAAAATTACTTTTTATAATATGTATCCATTTTATTCACATCTATTTCATATATGTTGTTTTAAGCGTATAGATTTAAATGTTTCATGTGAAACATTTAAATCTAAATAATTGCTAAAAACTAATATACTATTTACACACTAAGCAACATAGTATATCTGTTTATAAGTCGTAAATAGTATAATTTCAAATATATAAATTGGATTATTAAACTATGAACTATTTTGCTAAAAGAATTATCCCTTGTCTTGATGTTAAAGATGGGCGTGTCGTTAAGGGTGTTAACTTTGTTGGACTGAAGGATGCAGGTGATCCTGTTGAAGTTGCAAAAAGATACAACGAAGAGGGTGCTGACGAAATTACCTTTTTAGATATAACAGCATCAAGTGATAATCGCGATACTATAGTAGATATAGTTGCCCAAGTAGCACGCGAGATTTTCATACCGCTAACTGTTGGTGGCGGAATAAGAAAACTAGATGATATTTACAAACTTTTAAACGTTGGCTGTGACAAAGTTAGTGTTAACTCTGCAGCTATTAAAAGACCTGAGCTTATAGACGAAGGTGCTAAAAGATTTGGTTCTCAATGTATAGTAACAGCAATTGATGTTAAAAAGTGTGGAGACAGATATCATGTGTTTTTAAATGGTGGTCGTGTTGATACAGGTATTGATGCTGTAGAATGGGCTAAAGAAGTAGTTAATCGTGGTAGTGGGGAGATACTCCTAACTTCCATGGACGCGGATGGGACCAAGGCAGGATTTGAGCTAAACATTACAGAGCAAATATCTAAGGCTGTCAATGTCCCTGTTATTGCAAGTGGTGGAGCTGGAACTATGAAACATATAAAAGAAGCATTTGAAGCAGGTGCTGATGCTGCACTTGCTGCTAGTATTTTTCACTATAAAGAAATAGATATTATGGATTTAAAACATTATCTACATGACAACAATATACCAGTAAGGCTATAGGGAGCTACATATGATAATCTGCGCAGGAAACAATGAAACTTTTGATTTTGCACAACCAACGGGAGTAGGGCTAATAGAAACAGCAATGAACCTGACAAGACTTTGTCTATTTGATAAACCTGAGTTTTTGCTTTTTGTAGGAAGTGCAGGTAGTTATGGAGAACATAAAATATTTGACATAATCGAATCAAAAACAGCTTCAAACATTGAACTTGGCTTTTTAAATAATGATGCTTACTCTCCTTTAGATAATGTTGTTTCTACTAACATAGATAAAACAAAAAAAGATGTTATAGTCAACTCATCAAACTATATATCAACAAACGAAGAACTAACAAAAAAATTTCAAAACTTTGGTATAGGGTGTGAAAACATGGAATTTTTCGCTGTTTTAAGAGTAGCACAAGAGTTTGATATTCCTGCTGGCGGTGTTTTTTGTATAACAAACTATACTAACAAAAATGCTCATGAAGATTTTATAAAAAATCACGAAGAGGCAAAAGAGTTACTAACTTTACATGTAAGAAAGAGAATTAAGGAACTAACAGCTAAATGAGCGAAATAAAACCTTCACTGCTAGACTTCACACAAAAAGAGTTAATGCTCCTAATAAAACCACCATTTCGTGTAAAACAGATTTTTGGTTGGCTTTATCACCAATACGCAGAAGATTTTGATGATATGAAAAATATTCCAAAAGCTCTTAAAGATGAACTATCAGATAAGTTTGTCGTTAATCCTCTAACTATCATTAATAAAGAGGAATCAATTGATGGGACTATTAAGTATCTTCTACAGATGCAAGATGGCAAAACAATGGAGGCTGTTTGGCTAAAGATGAAAGATACTCAATTTGATGAGAGTGGTGAAGTTATACAAGAAGCAAAGTACACAATCTGCGTTTCTACACAAGTAGGATGCAAAGTAGGATGCACATTTTGTCTTACAGCCAAAGGTGGATTTACAAGAGATTTAACTGCCGGCGAAATAGTTGCTCAGGTAGTAACCCTTAAACGAGATAACGACCATAAACATAATCGAAAAATAAATATAGTCTACATGGGAATGGGTGAGCCACTTGATAACCTAAGTAACTTAGCTAAAGCGATAGAAATATTCAAAGAGGATAATGGGCTTTGTATCTCAGCAAAACGTCAAACAGTATCTACAAGTGGCTTAAGCAACAAGATAGACCAACTAGGGGCAATGGACCTTGGAGTTCACATTGCTATATCTCTTCATGCTGTAGATGATAAGCTTAGAACTGAGCTAATACCTATGAATAAAGCTCACAATATCAACTCTATTATAGAAGCAGTTAAGCGCTTTCCAATAGACACCAGAAAAAGAGTTATGTTTGAATATTTGGTAATTAAAAATAAAAATGACGATATTGCTTCCGCAAAGAAACTCGTTAAACTTTTAACTGGAATCAAAGCTAAAGTCAATCTTATATTTTTCAACCCTTATCCAGGAACTGACTATCAAAGACCTACAAGAGCCAATATGGTAGCTTTTCAAGAGTATTTAGTTAACCATGGCTTACTATGTACTATTCGTGACTCGAAAGGGATAGATATTAGTGCTGCATGTGGGCAACTAAAAGAAAAAGAGTTAGGTAAAGAAAAATGAGTTATGTAGATATATTTCAGATAGTTTTTTTAGTCGTAGTCTTCATTGTCGGTGTGATTGCTTTTCTTAAAGCTGCTACGAGTGATAAAAAAGAAAATTAGTAAACTAATTATAATCTTCTTATGATAAAATTACAAAAGTAAATAAATCTGTCTTAAAAGGAATATAATAATGGCTGAGAATAAAACAAATACAGATCGCATTAAAAGAATTTATGACCTTTGTGAAGATCACTTTGGAGATGTTCGTTTCGTTGGAGTAAAATTACAAAATAAAATTGGCTGGGTAGCAAAAGTACAATTTGATGGTGATTTTGAAAATTTGACTGCAGATGGTGAAACAAGTATTGATGCTCTACGTAAACTTAAAAATCGTGTTAAGAAAATCATAAAAAGATATAACGGTGTTTAGTAAATAGTTCTACAAGTAAAACGACCAACACACCAGGGAGGTCGTTTATAAATGTAATAATACCTTACTATTCTTATAAATAAATAATCTTTCCCTATTTCTATTTCTCTCTTAAAAATATTTTATTATTTGAAAATATTACTAAATTCTTTTAATATGTGTACTATTCACACAGTGCTCTAATGTGTGAATAGTTTAAACCTTTACTCTATCTAAATTTGATAATTCTTTATTTTTTTAAGAACTAATTTATATAAATGTTTTCTTAAAAAAGTATATTTTCCAATTGCCTTTGTTCCTATAATAGGGCTTGTTGAGCTTTTATTACTTACACTTATTTTTATAATTATTTTTTACTAATACCTATCTTTAGTTATTCACATTGGAGCTTCCAAAATATAATAATTTATCTTTAACATATAAATAATCAATTGTGAATAAACTGTCTTTATTAAATACTCATACTGTCAAAACAAATTTTAAAAAAGTCAACTTCGCTATTAATATGAAATTTTTTATTGTAAAGGTCAAACTCCAACTCATTAGCAT
This window encodes:
- a CDS encoding MBL fold metallo-hydrolase, with amino-acid sequence MKKISLIIAMIVTFSLSLNAFSLGKLGEFKFEKVNGNVWIMHGPPENPSVENEGFMNNPSFVEGENGTIVIDPGGNYNVGKKIVAEYKKATDKPVLAILNTHKHGDHWFAGKAFAEAFPNAQSYAHPNMIKASKDGEARLWYNILEGLSKNLKGTDGPFPFPTKVLHDGDVLKVDGHTFKVFHPERAHTDTDILIEHVESKTLWLGDNLMDCRLGGMDESSSVHGNIALLEDIIAQRNGYKQYDLYVPGHGPSDKMHKVIDPFLNYFKTVLKWAKTAYEDGKESYEVKKDVAADLKDIQHWDEFDRQMGKHLMKAMSEVEQKDM
- a CDS encoding WD40 repeat domain-containing protein; amino-acid sequence: MSRIYECQISKSNITSLKVLDNNNFAYSTKLHGIILIDLNKCETKKNITNKYLNPSATAHSFSPNSKIFAFTNNHMIYVIDIETNETLQTIQTPDEDITMLSFDSSSTYIIAGTANGRVLQYRHNKTSLLARLCSFPHNRSSIYLNIKDNEIFVSAFAFHKKMFASAGYDGAIFIIDLFSHSDRKIITHNRTRVETLCFADENTLISGNSDGTIDITSLGNTKVHKTINTPLSTVKHIILMPNPDYIMVAGRTNIVTIIDIKKLKITHNKYLELSSNIVKIDIANGEYLVVAQENNKIVIIELPSIAKLKSLITHNSLEDAYKLILKEPMLQGSYEHKALEDKFRDDYLYATKALINQNKILAVNKLEIYKNIHSKQNEIKNLFEAFANFERFNSLFLENKYALAYSMSSRFPPLKLTPQYIKMEQIFKVAFSNAQRHIARGDIDGAKALLYGYNTVISKKQIIRLILTQNKEFIEFLEAVKNKDFININRLININALFTQIPNYLLLNDEIEDKLENIKYNINIGEIDTAKKFICALENIPSVSKKVQMLDIECKNLLLLQAAYEINNFKSCYEILDSHKSLAQTELAILLEKHWSKLMHQCEEYALNGNIKDIKKTLGNLIGLSTRNNKIGDLIRVSFHVRIKMLIQTKNFGGAETIIYTYIDIFGIDSEISQIMKKFEKISSIKLAISQNQSDRRSRNSWTHSDIIMKQEP
- the fliI gene encoding flagellar protein export ATPase FliI: MPFSSLKKRISDRNYSTSFGQVVKINATVVTATGLKVSISDMVKIVSNDKNQETMGMVTEIDGETFFITPFSFVEGFCSGDKVFLDQTGLNIPVGDSLLGRVVDPFMRPIDGKGVINTSKLAPIIKSPIAAMKRGMIDEVFSVGVKSIDGLLTCGKGQKLGIFAGSGVGKSTLMGMIVRGSDAPIKVVALIGERGREVPEFIEKNLGGNLENTVIVVATSDDSPLMRKYGAFAAMSVAEFFKDQGLDVLFIMDSVTRFAMAQREIGLALGEPPTSKGYPPSSLTLLPQLMERAGKEEGKGSITAFFTVLIEGDDMSDPIADQSRSILDGHIVLSRELTDFGIYPPIHILNSASRVMNDIISPEHFRAVIKFRRLYTLLKENEVLIRIGAYAKGSDYELDEAINKKEEMERFMSQGSTFQSPFDEGLEILLKLMAPASL
- the folE gene encoding GTP cyclohydrolase I FolE; the protein is MSNKQDLEFENAVKTMMFHVGENPSREGLLKTPQRVRKAHEFIFGGYKEDPKEILESAMFTSSNDEMVLLKDIEFYSTCEHHLLPIIGRVHVAYIPDGKVVGLSKIPRVVNVFARRMQIQEQLTEQIADSIMESIQPKGVAVVIQARHMCMEMRGVEKINSTTTSSALRGLFKKDEKTRSEFFSLINSPTGTRY
- a CDS encoding ribonuclease J: MAEENQGNNVSNTVSVESPQEKSKPDTNNNRRPNNNSGGKPNNNNKNKGAARGRRRQSTPVDENLKSFVVINQEAHKQRLNPHYKLDLNSRSKVRITPLGGLGEIGGNITVFETETEAILVDVGMSFPDPDMHGVDILVPDFTYIREIKDKIKAVIITHAHEDHIGAMPYLYKEMQFPIYGSPLPLAMIGNKFDEHHIKEFRKYFNPIEKRKIYEIGEDFKIEWMHMTHSILDSSSLAITTPAGTVIHTGDFKIDHTPVDGYTADLHRLAYYGDKGVLALLSDSTNSYNTNPTPSELSVAPALDRVFSKAEGRVILSTFSSNIHRVYQAIQYGVKYGRKVCVIGRSMERNIEIAMQYDYIKLPKSIFVEPDQIASMSDKDILIVTTGSQGEPSSALFRMSIGEHRHVKIKPTDLIVLSSRAIPGNEGSISGMLNHLQRAGAKVASEKDIHVSGHASIEEQKLMLRLVNPKFFLPIHGEYNHVMRHKETGMMCGVPERNIYIMNDGDTVEIAPKYMRKVKSVRTGKTYIDNQNNHKIEDDIVIDRQKLASDGIVMIVAQVDGQHSKLLSKPLVTTFGLVADKQDKYFAKEIEDTLEQFLLNIKDGLIENPRAMENDLRQVIRKHIYRKMKKYPLIVPHVFVQ
- the rsmA gene encoding 16S rRNA (adenine(1518)-N(6)/adenine(1519)-N(6))-dimethyltransferase RsmA; this translates as MEKIVAKKKFGQNFLKDETVLQKIVEAMPNNDNKIIEIGPGLGDLTKYLVDVKSVEAFEVDTDLCKLLQSKFDKEIATKQLHINCGDVLDAWQGSLIEESYDLVANLPYYIATNIILKALADPKCKNILVMVQLEVAEKFCAKEGEKVFGSLSIITQSVGNAHIVVKVPPTAFEPPPKIDSAVFLIEKKTDRCDENFEGMLRVAFKQPRKTLMKNLSVIYEKTILQEAFSELKLTPSIRPHQVSTVDYHQLYNKII
- the hisF gene encoding imidazole glycerol phosphate synthase subunit HisF, with amino-acid sequence MNYFAKRIIPCLDVKDGRVVKGVNFVGLKDAGDPVEVAKRYNEEGADEITFLDITASSDNRDTIVDIVAQVAREIFIPLTVGGGIRKLDDIYKLLNVGCDKVSVNSAAIKRPELIDEGAKRFGSQCIVTAIDVKKCGDRYHVFLNGGRVDTGIDAVEWAKEVVNRGSGEILLTSMDADGTKAGFELNITEQISKAVNVPVIASGGAGTMKHIKEAFEAGADAALAASIFHYKEIDIMDLKHYLHDNNIPVRL
- a CDS encoding purine-nucleoside phosphorylase — translated: MIICAGNNETFDFAQPTGVGLIETAMNLTRLCLFDKPEFLLFVGSAGSYGEHKIFDIIESKTASNIELGFLNNDAYSPLDNVVSTNIDKTKKDVIVNSSNYISTNEELTKKFQNFGIGCENMEFFAVLRVAQEFDIPAGGVFCITNYTNKNAHEDFIKNHEEAKELLTLHVRKRIKELTAK
- the rlmN gene encoding 23S rRNA (adenine(2503)-C(2))-methyltransferase RlmN → MSEIKPSLLDFTQKELMLLIKPPFRVKQIFGWLYHQYAEDFDDMKNIPKALKDELSDKFVVNPLTIINKEESIDGTIKYLLQMQDGKTMEAVWLKMKDTQFDESGEVIQEAKYTICVSTQVGCKVGCTFCLTAKGGFTRDLTAGEIVAQVVTLKRDNDHKHNRKINIVYMGMGEPLDNLSNLAKAIEIFKEDNGLCISAKRQTVSTSGLSNKIDQLGAMDLGVHIAISLHAVDDKLRTELIPMNKAHNINSIIEAVKRFPIDTRKRVMFEYLVIKNKNDDIASAKKLVKLLTGIKAKVNLIFFNPYPGTDYQRPTRANMVAFQEYLVNHGLLCTIRDSKGIDISAACGQLKEKELGKEK